In Deltaproteobacteria bacterium, a genomic segment contains:
- a CDS encoding tetratricopeptide repeat protein: MHERGGRLPEATSAFERALEINPAYAECALALGSVYERSGQFERAREIAERAKSHSAPALEALDGTTRGKLANLHAALGDAYRESGDLRAAIGEYKKALERSPTFLDIRCRLGAVLREAGLAAQSIAELRRVQRANPAYADASVQLGLTYFTLGRTTEAIAEWNAVLARDASREDVRMYLRMTQK, translated from the coding sequence GTGCACGAGCGCGGCGGCCGGCTGCCCGAAGCGACGAGCGCCTTCGAGCGCGCCCTCGAGATCAATCCCGCCTACGCCGAGTGCGCGCTCGCGCTCGGCAGCGTGTACGAGCGCAGCGGCCAGTTCGAGCGCGCGCGAGAGATCGCCGAGCGCGCGAAGTCGCACTCGGCACCGGCGCTCGAAGCGCTCGATGGCACGACGCGCGGCAAGCTCGCGAATCTGCACGCCGCGCTCGGCGACGCCTACCGCGAGAGCGGTGACCTGCGCGCCGCGATCGGCGAGTACAAGAAGGCGCTCGAGCGCTCGCCCACATTCCTCGACATCCGCTGCCGCCTCGGCGCGGTGCTCCGCGAGGCGGGCCTCGCCGCGCAGTCGATCGCCGAGCTGCGCCGCGTGCAGCGCGCGAACCCCGCATACGCCGACGCGAGCGTTCAGCTCGGCCTCACCTACTTCACGCTCGGCCGTACCACTGAAGCCATCGCCGAGTGGAACGCCGTGCTCGCGCGCGACGCCTCGCGTGAAGACGTGCGCATGTACCTGCGCATGACGCAGAAGTAG
- a CDS encoding outer membrane protein assembly factor BamD, with protein MSRSALLTALAFVALLAGCASSGVDEISEVPSADRLYEQGVAMLEHDRSILGVNFANYQDAIDQFQDIIDNYPYSEYAVLAELRIADAHFAQSRWEEALGYYRDFAQLHPDHEKVPYTMLRTALCHERQSEKSVRDQTQTREAVAALDQLILRYPNAPETAEAEELWKKLRRKLAKQALIVGDFYFDREEYQSAANRYQSVIDEFPGLGLDAEALYKLGIAYRRMNRDDDAQQLFEVILDNYPASNVAEQARDQIPSAQ; from the coding sequence ATGTCCCGATCCGCGCTGCTCACCGCCCTCGCTTTCGTCGCTTTGCTCGCAGGTTGCGCGTCGAGTGGCGTCGACGAGATCAGCGAAGTGCCTTCGGCCGATCGGCTCTACGAGCAAGGCGTGGCGATGCTCGAACACGACCGGTCGATCCTCGGCGTGAACTTCGCGAACTACCAGGACGCGATCGACCAGTTCCAGGACATCATCGACAACTACCCCTACAGCGAATACGCCGTGCTCGCCGAGCTGCGCATCGCCGACGCGCACTTCGCGCAGAGCCGCTGGGAAGAAGCGCTCGGCTACTACCGCGACTTCGCGCAGCTGCACCCCGATCACGAGAAGGTGCCGTACACCATGCTGCGCACCGCGCTCTGCCACGAGCGCCAGTCTGAGAAGTCGGTGCGCGACCAGACGCAGACGCGCGAGGCGGTGGCCGCGCTCGATCAGCTGATCCTGCGCTACCCGAACGCGCCGGAGACGGCGGAGGCCGAGGAGCTCTGGAAGAAGCTGCGCCGCAAGCTCGCGAAGCAGGCGCTGATCGTGGGCGACTTCTACTTCGACCGCGAGGAGTATCAGAGCGCGGCGAACCGGTATCAGTCGGTGATCGACGAGTTCCCCGGCCTCGGCCTCGACGCTGAAGCGCTCTACAAGCTCGGCATCGCCTACCGCCGCATGAACCGCGACGACGACGCGCAGCAGCTGTTCGAGGTGATCCTCGACAACTACCCCGCCAGCAACGTCGCCGAGCAGGCGCGAGACCAAATCCCCAGCGCGCAGTAA
- a CDS encoding CDP-alcohol phosphatidyltransferase family protein, whose amino-acid sequence MLKSRFGIELDATLRRALPFLFHPRVHPNALTLLGAAISLLAAADFAAGELRRGAALAAVGGVFDLVDGVVARAQGRATRFGAFLDSTLDRLVDVALLLGLALHYAESGERAWAWVAGAATAGSVLTSYAKARAELWLRDFSGGWLERAERILLLIAGGLLGLMKPALAIVAIGSVATAVQRIIIAKRRLEAEP is encoded by the coding sequence GTGCTCAAGTCGCGCTTCGGCATCGAGCTCGACGCGACGCTCCGCCGCGCGCTGCCGTTCCTGTTTCACCCGCGCGTTCACCCGAACGCGCTCACGCTGCTCGGCGCGGCGATCTCGCTGCTCGCGGCTGCCGACTTCGCGGCGGGCGAGCTGCGGCGCGGCGCCGCGCTGGCCGCGGTCGGTGGTGTGTTCGATCTCGTCGACGGCGTCGTCGCGCGCGCACAGGGCAGGGCGACGCGCTTCGGCGCGTTTCTCGATTCCACGCTCGATCGCCTCGTCGACGTCGCGCTGCTGCTCGGCCTCGCCCTTCACTACGCCGAGAGCGGAGAGCGCGCCTGGGCGTGGGTCGCGGGCGCGGCGACGGCCGGCAGCGTGCTCACGTCGTATGCGAAGGCGCGCGCCGAGCTCTGGCTGCGCGACTTCTCGGGCGGCTGGCTCGAGCGCGCCGAGCGCATCCTGCTGCTGATCGCGGGCGGCCTGCTCGGGCTGATGAAGCCGGCGCTCGCGATCGTCGCGATCGGGAGCGTGGCGACCGCCGTGCAGCGCATCATCATCGCGAAACGAAGACTGGAGGCCGAGCCATGA
- a CDS encoding DUF1844 domain-containing protein, translated as MSDTRGFTVVGNEERPADALPKPDFSGFLISLGTSAFVHLGLIADPESGEKRAPNVPLARQTIDMIELLEEKTRGNLTGEEATLLRNLLTDLRMRFVEVARGAAKK; from the coding sequence ATGAGCGACACACGCGGATTCACGGTCGTGGGGAACGAGGAGCGCCCGGCGGACGCGCTGCCGAAGCCGGACTTCTCCGGCTTCCTGATCTCGCTCGGCACTTCCGCATTCGTGCACCTCGGCCTGATCGCAGATCCCGAGAGCGGAGAGAAGCGCGCGCCGAACGTTCCGCTCGCGCGGCAGACGATCGACATGATCGAGCTGCTCGAAGAGAAGACGCGCGGGAACCTGACGGGCGAGGAGGCGACGCTGCTGCGCAATCTGCTGACGGACCTGCGCATGCGCTTCGTCGAGGTGGCGCGGGGCGCGGCGAAGAAGTGA
- a CDS encoding 4-(cytidine 5'-diphospho)-2-C-methyl-D-erythritol kinase: MTRAELRAPAKLNLGLRITGRRADGYHELESLFVPIALADTLRVELSGAPGVRLRVSGDAAVGVPEDTRNLAWRAAEAFAREAKLGTGVSLALEKRVPSPAGLGGGSSDAGAVLRALSRLTGSPVAPPRLAEIALALGADVPFFLDPRPALVEGIGERVLPVSGVPELPVLLAHPGFGLETRAVYAAFDAQSSLTAQNHPLTLRALLALGEEAGAVEARFPSDDARLRELVANDLEPAATRLRPEVAKLREELSRTGARAVGMSGSGPTLYAIYASEAAARIAEPQVAATGARTWLTRTLTSGTEQLEPRERDRASE, translated from the coding sequence GTGACGCGCGCCGAGCTGCGCGCGCCCGCGAAGCTGAATCTCGGGCTGCGCATCACGGGGCGGCGGGCGGACGGGTATCACGAGCTCGAGAGCCTGTTCGTCCCGATCGCGCTCGCAGACACGCTGCGCGTCGAGCTGAGCGGCGCTCCCGGCGTCCGGCTTCGCGTTTCGGGGGACGCCGCCGTCGGCGTGCCCGAGGACACGCGCAATCTCGCCTGGCGGGCGGCCGAGGCGTTCGCGCGCGAGGCGAAGCTCGGAACCGGCGTCTCGCTCGCGCTGGAGAAGCGCGTGCCCTCGCCGGCAGGCCTCGGGGGCGGATCCAGCGACGCGGGGGCGGTGCTGCGAGCGCTCTCGCGACTCACGGGCAGCCCGGTTGCGCCCCCTCGGCTGGCGGAGATCGCACTCGCGCTCGGCGCCGACGTGCCGTTCTTCCTCGATCCCCGGCCGGCGCTCGTGGAGGGAATCGGCGAGCGCGTCCTGCCCGTCTCCGGCGTCCCCGAGCTGCCGGTGCTCCTCGCGCATCCCGGGTTCGGGCTCGAAACACGGGCCGTGTATGCCGCTTTCGACGCCCAGAGTTCGTTGACTGCCCAAAACCACCCCCTTACCTTGCGCGCCCTTCTCGCCCTTGGTGAGGAGGCGGGCGCCGTCGAGGCGCGCTTTCCGAGCGACGACGCCCGGTTGCGCGAGCTGGTCGCAAACGACCTCGAGCCGGCTGCCACCCGCCTTCGCCCCGAGGTCGCGAAGCTGCGAGAGGAGCTTTCACGAACCGGCGCGCGCGCGGTCGGAATGTCCGGCAGCGGCCCCACGCTGTACGCGATCTACGCGAGCGAAGCCGCCGCGCGGATCGCCGAGCCACAAGTCGCCGCAACCGGCGCGCGCACCTGGCTGACGAGAACGCTCACGAGCGGCACCGAACAACTCGAACCACGCGAAAGAGACAGAGCCTCCGAGTAA
- a CDS encoding 50S ribosomal protein L25/general stress protein Ctc, with product MAENALSAESREGTGKGVARKLRQKGQIPAVIYGRKRAAQSIIVNPDALRKLLRGEAGLNTLIDLTLAGATSTVLVKGLERDPVRGTYLHADFYEVDLTQKVTVSVPVHLVGKAAGIEMGGILDHPLRELSIECLPREIPKSIDVDVTSLNVNESIHVSDLKLAAGLTIKTDGSLAVASVVLPQAEEAAAAETTEVAAEGEAAAAAPAADAAKGDAKAAPAKADAKPDKGGDKKK from the coding sequence GTGGCAGAGAACGCACTCAGCGCCGAATCCCGCGAAGGCACCGGCAAGGGCGTCGCCCGCAAGCTGCGCCAGAAGGGCCAGATTCCGGCGGTGATCTACGGCCGCAAGCGCGCCGCGCAGTCCATCATCGTGAACCCCGACGCGCTGCGGAAGCTGCTGCGCGGCGAGGCGGGCCTGAACACGCTGATCGACCTCACCCTCGCCGGCGCCACGAGCACCGTCCTCGTGAAGGGCCTCGAGCGCGACCCGGTGCGCGGGACGTACCTGCACGCGGACTTCTACGAAGTCGACCTCACGCAGAAGGTCACGGTGTCGGTGCCGGTGCACCTCGTCGGCAAGGCCGCCGGCATCGAAATGGGCGGCATTCTCGATCACCCGCTGCGCGAGCTCTCGATCGAGTGCTTGCCGCGCGAGATCCCGAAGAGCATCGATGTCGACGTGACGAGCCTCAACGTCAACGAGTCGATCCACGTGAGCGACCTGAAGCTCGCGGCGGGCCTCACGATCAAGACCGACGGATCGCTCGCGGTTGCATCGGTGGTTCTGCCCCAGGCTGAGGAAGCGGCGGCAGCGGAGACGACCGAGGTTGCGGCCGAAGGCGAGGCGGCGGCGGCGGCGCCCGCTGCGGACGCGGCGAAGGGCGACGCGAAGGCGGCTCCCGCGAAGGCGGACGCCAAACCCGACAAGGGCGGCGACAAGAAGAAGTAA
- a CDS encoding aminoacyl-tRNA hydrolase: protein MKLIVGLGNPGPRYALTRHNIGARVVGALAAELRVPLAEERFFGRFGAGEIAGERVGLLLPETWMNASGGSVAEAVAELPIEDVSRDLIVALDDVDLPFGRLRLRARGSSGGQRGLADVLAVLAREDVPRLRIGVGRSAEPARDTKDYVLDAFSPEENAVLPALIARAGDALRCFATAGIAEAANRFNGVGPPT, encoded by the coding sequence GTGAAGCTGATCGTCGGCCTCGGCAACCCCGGGCCGCGCTACGCGCTCACGCGCCACAACATCGGCGCGCGCGTCGTGGGCGCGCTCGCCGCGGAGCTGCGCGTTCCGCTCGCGGAGGAGCGCTTCTTCGGGCGCTTCGGCGCGGGCGAGATCGCGGGCGAACGGGTGGGGTTGTTATTGCCCGAGACCTGGATGAACGCGTCTGGGGGCAGTGTCGCGGAGGCAGTCGCGGAGCTGCCGATCGAAGACGTCTCGCGCGATCTGATCGTCGCGCTCGACGACGTCGACCTGCCGTTCGGGCGCCTGCGCCTGCGTGCCCGCGGCAGCAGCGGCGGACAGCGCGGCCTCGCGGACGTGCTCGCGGTGCTCGCGCGCGAAGACGTGCCGCGCCTGCGCATCGGTGTGGGGCGCAGCGCCGAGCCGGCGCGCGACACGAAGGACTACGTGCTCGATGCGTTCAGCCCCGAGGAGAACGCCGTGCTGCCTGCGCTGATCGCGCGCGCCGGCGACGCGCTGCGCTGCTTCGCGACGGCGGGCATCGCCGAGGCGGCGAATCGCTTCAACGGGGTGGGGCCGCCGACCTGA
- a CDS encoding PLP-dependent aminotransferase family protein — MHLDLQRDDASGRSSEPVYRQIAAQIRARVDRGELAEGDRLPPIRELAAQLRVNRETVSSAYEELAAQGVVDAHVGRGTFVRGRRPRALAPVAPAPAPLSARAERLLEFERSRVSYGAGRGAIRLHALKPDPRHYPLDAFRRSLARVLSELGGEVLDYGDPQGYQGLRAAIAERLRANGVVVGAESLVLCQGASQGIELVLRLFADPGDAIAVEEPTYPNALAAMAALGLRTAPVPMRKGGACLDTLDRALARPDVKALYTIPTFHNPLGLTTSLEHRRELLAIAARHGKAVIEDAYEMDLRYAGKHVPSLAGLDDEGQVVQLLSFSKSLFPGVRIGAVVARGRHVDALLALRHAADLGGALPLQAALADFMNTGAYERHLGSQRKRLRARRDALVAALKREMPEGATWAEPEGGLQLWLELPEPLDSRELYADAMRAGVLVSPGFQFNCDGRPSRGFRLSIGSVNEEEIAEGIARFGKVIRERLESGDSDGRASIHI, encoded by the coding sequence ATGCACCTCGACCTTCAGCGCGACGACGCCTCTGGGCGCAGTAGCGAGCCGGTTTACCGGCAGATCGCTGCGCAGATCCGTGCGCGCGTAGATCGCGGCGAGCTCGCCGAGGGCGACCGGCTGCCACCGATCCGCGAGCTCGCAGCGCAGCTGCGCGTCAATCGCGAGACGGTGAGCAGCGCGTACGAAGAGCTCGCCGCGCAGGGCGTGGTCGACGCGCACGTCGGGCGCGGCACGTTCGTGCGCGGGCGCCGGCCGCGCGCGCTCGCGCCTGTCGCGCCGGCGCCCGCGCCGCTCTCGGCGCGCGCCGAGCGGCTGCTCGAGTTCGAGCGCTCGCGCGTGAGCTACGGCGCCGGCCGCGGTGCGATTCGCCTGCACGCGCTGAAGCCCGACCCGCGCCACTACCCGCTCGATGCGTTTCGCCGCTCGCTCGCGCGCGTGCTCTCGGAGCTCGGCGGCGAGGTGCTCGATTACGGAGACCCGCAGGGTTATCAGGGCCTGCGCGCCGCGATCGCGGAGCGCTTGCGCGCGAACGGCGTCGTCGTGGGCGCGGAGTCGCTCGTGCTGTGCCAGGGCGCGAGCCAGGGCATCGAGCTCGTGCTGCGCCTGTTCGCCGATCCCGGCGATGCGATCGCGGTCGAGGAGCCGACGTATCCGAATGCGCTCGCGGCGATGGCGGCGCTCGGCCTCCGCACGGCGCCGGTGCCGATGCGCAAGGGCGGCGCGTGCCTCGACACGCTCGACCGCGCGCTGGCGCGCCCCGACGTGAAGGCGCTCTACACCATCCCGACCTTCCACAATCCGCTCGGCCTGACTACTTCGCTCGAGCACCGGCGCGAGCTACTCGCGATCGCGGCACGCCACGGCAAGGCCGTGATCGAAGACGCCTACGAGATGGACCTGCGCTACGCGGGCAAGCACGTGCCTTCGCTCGCAGGGCTCGACGACGAGGGACAGGTGGTGCAGCTGCTCTCGTTCTCGAAGTCGCTGTTCCCGGGCGTGCGCATCGGGGCGGTGGTCGCGCGTGGGCGCCACGTCGACGCGCTGCTCGCGCTGCGCCACGCCGCGGATCTCGGCGGTGCGCTGCCGCTGCAGGCCGCGCTCGCGGACTTCATGAACACGGGGGCGTACGAGCGGCACCTCGGGAGCCAACGCAAGCGCCTGCGCGCGCGGCGCGACGCGCTCGTCGCCGCGCTGAAGCGCGAGATGCCGGAAGGCGCGACGTGGGCGGAGCCCGAGGGCGGGCTCCAGCTTTGGCTCGAGCTGCCCGAGCCGCTCGACTCGCGCGAGCTCTACGCCGACGCGATGCGCGCGGGCGTGCTCGTATCGCCCGGCTTCCAGTTCAACTGCGACGGCCGGCCCTCGCGCGGCTTCCGGCTCTCGATCGGATCCGTGAACGAGGAAGAGATCGCCGAGGGCATTGCGCGCTTCGGCAAAGTGATTCGCGAACGACTCGAGTCGGGCGACTCGGACGGGCGCGCGTCGATCCACATCTAG
- the pdxS gene encoding pyridoxal 5'-phosphate synthase lyase subunit PdxS encodes MSEGKREGAQSYELKVGLAEMLKGGVIMDVTTPEQAKVAEDSGAAAVMALERVPADIRKEGGVARMAQIAVIEGIQKVCSIPVMAKVRIGHFVEAQVLDALGVDFIDESEVLTPADEAFHVDKHAFRSPFVCGARNLGEALRRIAEGAAMIRTKGEAGSGNIVEAVRHLRQVNGDIRAIQALRGDELFTKAKELGAPIDLVKYVHQHGKLPVPNFAAGGIATPADAALCMSLGAEAVFVGSGIFKSDDPEARARAIVHATTHWKDAHEVLNASRGLKGAMAGLEMSTIPESERLANRGW; translated from the coding sequence ATGAGCGAGGGCAAGCGCGAAGGCGCACAGTCGTACGAGCTCAAGGTCGGGCTCGCGGAGATGCTGAAGGGCGGCGTGATCATGGACGTGACCACGCCCGAGCAGGCGAAGGTCGCGGAGGATTCGGGCGCTGCCGCCGTGATGGCGCTCGAGCGCGTGCCGGCCGACATCCGCAAGGAAGGCGGCGTCGCGCGCATGGCGCAGATCGCGGTGATCGAGGGCATCCAGAAGGTTTGCTCGATCCCGGTGATGGCGAAGGTGCGCATCGGCCACTTCGTCGAGGCGCAGGTGCTCGACGCGCTCGGCGTCGACTTCATCGACGAGAGCGAAGTGCTGACGCCCGCGGACGAGGCGTTCCACGTCGACAAGCACGCGTTCCGCTCGCCGTTCGTGTGCGGCGCGCGCAACCTCGGCGAAGCGCTGCGCCGCATCGCGGAAGGCGCGGCGATGATTCGCACCAAGGGCGAGGCCGGCAGCGGAAACATCGTCGAGGCGGTGCGCCACCTGCGCCAGGTGAACGGCGACATCCGCGCGATCCAGGCGCTGCGCGGCGACGAGCTGTTCACCAAAGCGAAGGAGCTCGGCGCGCCGATCGACCTCGTGAAGTACGTGCACCAGCACGGGAAGCTGCCGGTGCCGAACTTCGCGGCTGGCGGCATCGCGACGCCGGCCGACGCCGCGCTCTGCATGTCGCTCGGCGCCGAGGCCGTGTTCGTGGGCTCGGGCATCTTCAAGAGCGACGACCCCGAGGCGCGAGCGCGCGCGATCGTGCACGCGACCACGCACTGGAAGGACGCGCACGAGGTGCTGAACGCGTCGCGCGGCCTGAAGGGCGCGATGGCGGGCCTCGAGATGTCGACGATTCCCGAGAGCGAGCGGCTCGCGAATCGCGGCTGGTAG
- a CDS encoding FMN-binding negative transcriptional regulator codes for MYVPEHFAATDLAALQALVRAHAFGTLITARAGEAPFATHLPLALDAARGELGTLIGHVARANGQWRAFDGETQALAVFNRPHAYVSARWYPSAKQVPTWNYVAVHASGRPRVIDDPARKFELLRALMLEHEGALPEPARALGKGPRDFADIPFAHLDKLLRGIVAFELPIERIEGKRKLSQNKKLSERRALIAGLEATGAADARAIAALMRVELAAEEPA; via the coding sequence ATGTACGTCCCCGAGCACTTCGCCGCGACCGATCTCGCCGCGCTGCAGGCGCTCGTGCGCGCGCACGCGTTCGGGACGCTGATCACGGCGCGCGCGGGCGAGGCGCCGTTCGCGACGCACTTGCCGCTCGCGCTCGACGCTGCGCGCGGCGAGCTGGGGACGCTCATCGGACACGTCGCGCGCGCGAACGGCCAGTGGCGTGCGTTCGACGGCGAGACGCAGGCCCTCGCGGTGTTCAACAGGCCGCACGCGTACGTGTCGGCGCGCTGGTACCCCAGCGCGAAGCAGGTGCCGACGTGGAACTACGTGGCGGTGCATGCGAGCGGGCGCCCGCGCGTGATCGACGACCCCGCGCGCAAGTTCGAGCTGCTGCGCGCGCTGATGCTCGAGCACGAGGGCGCACTGCCCGAGCCGGCGCGCGCGCTCGGCAAGGGACCGCGCGACTTCGCGGACATCCCGTTCGCGCATCTCGACAAGTTGTTGCGGGGGATCGTGGCGTTCGAGCTGCCGATCGAGCGCATCGAAGGCAAGCGCAAGCTCTCGCAAAACAAGAAGCTCAGCGAGCGGCGCGCGCTGATCGCGGGCCTCGAGGCGACGGGCGCTGCCGACGCGCGCGCGATCGCGGCGCTGATGCGCGTCGAGCTCGCCGCCGAGGAGCCTGCGTGA
- the pdxT gene encoding pyridoxal 5'-phosphate synthase glutaminase subunit PdxT, which produces MKRVGVLAIQGDYEAHAKALARAGAEAELVLWPKQLAALDALILPGGESTTIAKGLARLALYEPLRERIREGMPVLGTCAGAILLAARVENRPVETLGVLDATAVRNAYGTQVDSFAAPVDAGAAPALAGLRCVFIRAPRLKDLGPEVEVLARVDGAPVLVRQGNVFAATFHSEITRDDRVHRLLIEAAATREERQTPR; this is translated from the coding sequence GTGAAGCGCGTCGGCGTGCTCGCGATTCAGGGCGACTACGAGGCGCACGCGAAGGCGCTCGCTCGCGCGGGCGCGGAGGCCGAGCTCGTGCTTTGGCCCAAGCAGCTCGCGGCGCTCGACGCGCTGATCCTGCCGGGCGGCGAGAGCACGACCATCGCGAAGGGCCTCGCGCGCCTCGCGCTCTACGAGCCGCTGCGCGAGCGCATCCGCGAGGGCATGCCGGTGCTCGGGACCTGCGCGGGCGCGATCCTGCTGGCCGCGCGCGTCGAGAACCGCCCAGTCGAGACGCTCGGCGTGCTCGACGCGACCGCCGTCCGCAACGCCTATGGCACCCAGGTCGACTCCTTCGCCGCGCCGGTGGACGCGGGCGCCGCCCCCGCGCTCGCGGGCCTGCGCTGCGTCTTCATCCGCGCCCCGCGGCTGAAGGACCTCGGCCCCGAGGTCGAGGTGCTGGCCCGCGTCGATGGGGCGCCGGTACTCGTGCGCCAGGGCAACGTGTTCGCGGCGACGTTCCACTCCGAGATCACGCGGGACGACCGCGTGCACCGTCTGCTGATCGAGGCGGCAGCAACGCGAGAGGAGCGTCAGACGCCTCGATGA
- the rpsF gene encoding 30S ribosomal protein S6, which translates to MREYETTFVVQPEISDEGCTDLCNRVNAVLERAGGVPLLHDDQGKRRLAYDIRKFQKGRYVTAYYLDVEGKGVAEIERLLRIEESILRFLTVLRPGEVTDIEKRKVEAAEEQRVRAERARERAAREAEEERMRAQMRDDDRDRDRDRDRDDDMGDDE; encoded by the coding sequence ATGCGGGAATACGAGACGACTTTCGTCGTGCAGCCGGAAATTTCGGACGAGGGCTGCACCGACCTTTGCAACCGCGTGAACGCGGTGCTGGAGCGCGCGGGCGGCGTGCCGCTGCTCCACGACGACCAGGGCAAGCGGCGCCTGGCGTACGACATCCGCAAGTTCCAGAAGGGCCGCTACGTCACGGCCTACTACCTCGATGTCGAGGGCAAGGGCGTCGCCGAGATCGAGCGCCTGCTGCGCATCGAGGAGTCGATTCTGCGCTTCCTCACCGTGCTGCGGCCCGGCGAGGTGACCGACATCGAGAAGCGCAAGGTCGAGGCGGCGGAAGAGCAGCGGGTTCGCGCCGAGCGCGCTCGCGAGCGCGCCGCGCGCGAGGCGGAAGAGGAGCGGATGCGCGCGCAGATGCGCGATGACGACCGCGACCGGGATCGCGACCGCGACCGCGACGACGACATGGGAGACGACGAATGA
- a CDS encoding 30S ribosomal protein S18 codes for MSEAGAPGGFGGGGGFGGGPRGPRRDFDRGGRGRDDREPRGPMSVKARLRAKARKKARKAAKKKGSFNRKKVCRFCAEPRTGIDYKDPKGLRYFVTETGKLIPSRISGNCASHQREIAVAIKRARHLALLPFASQHAG; via the coding sequence ATGAGCGAGGCAGGCGCACCCGGCGGCTTCGGCGGCGGCGGTGGTTTCGGCGGCGGCCCGCGCGGACCGCGGCGTGACTTCGATCGAGGCGGCCGTGGCCGCGACGATCGCGAGCCGCGCGGCCCGATGAGCGTGAAGGCGCGGCTGCGCGCCAAGGCGCGCAAGAAGGCGCGCAAGGCAGCCAAGAAGAAGGGCAGCTTCAATCGCAAGAAGGTCTGCCGCTTCTGCGCCGAGCCGCGTACGGGCATCGACTACAAGGATCCGAAGGGCCTGCGTTACTTCGTGACCGAGACGGGCAAGCTGATCCCGTCGCGGATCTCGGGCAACTGCGCGAGCCACCAGCGCGAGATCGCCGTCGCGATCAAGCGCGCGCGGCACCTCGCGCTGCTGCCCTTCGCGTCGCAGCACGCGGGCTGA
- a CDS encoding 50S ribosomal protein L9, whose product MKIILREDVHGLGHAGTVVSVRPGYARNFLLPEGKAVLATEAGVKELEHHKRAIAEKIAKEMKGHAGVKARLESLKLAISVQVGEEGKLFGSVTAREIADLIAAQGVEIDRRKIDLRDPIKEAGTHTVPVRLHREVIANLKLEVTAANPPGEEAAKA is encoded by the coding sequence GTGAAAATCATCCTCCGCGAGGACGTGCACGGCCTCGGGCATGCCGGCACCGTCGTCTCCGTTCGCCCCGGCTACGCGCGCAACTTCTTGCTCCCCGAAGGCAAGGCGGTGCTCGCGACCGAGGCCGGCGTCAAGGAGCTGGAGCATCACAAGCGCGCGATCGCCGAGAAGATCGCGAAGGAGATGAAGGGCCACGCTGGCGTGAAGGCGCGGCTCGAGAGCCTCAAGCTCGCCATCTCCGTGCAGGTGGGCGAAGAGGGCAAGCTGTTCGGCTCGGTCACCGCGCGCGAGATAGCGGACCTGATCGCCGCGCAGGGCGTCGAGATCGACCGCCGCAAGATCGACCTGCGCGACCCGATCAAGGAGGCCGGCACGCACACCGTGCCGGTGCGCCTGCACCGCGAGGTGATCGCGAACCTGAAGCTCGAGGTGACCGCAGCGAATCCTCCCGGCGAGGAAGCGGCGAAGGCGTAA